A single window of Malus sylvestris chromosome 5, drMalSylv7.2, whole genome shotgun sequence DNA harbors:
- the LOC126622800 gene encoding VQ motif-containing protein 1-like → MSSVGRNQCVKVVIINTKYVETDAMSFKDVVQRLTGKDSRVAYEVQEPITKSPQYSLKEGANIGRTGNNVLESSNTSIASTMSRSNSSVLMRNISFKEFERLFREMPPMEEFLAEQDIL, encoded by the coding sequence ATGTCGAGTGTCGGTAGGAATCAGTGTGTGAAGGTTGTGATCATCAACACCAAGTACGTGGAGACGGATGCCATGAGCTTCAAAGATGTCGTACAAAGGCTAACTGGGAAGGATTCAAGGGTGGCATACGAAGTGCAGGAGCCGATTACAAAGAGCCCGCAGTACTCTTTGAAAGAGGGAGCCAATATTGGGAGGACGGGTAACAATGTTCTGGAATCATCAAATACTTCTATTGCTAGTACTATGTCTCGGAGTAATTCTTCAGTTTTGATGAGAAATATCTCGTTCAAAGAGTTCGAAAGATTGTTCAGAGAGATGCCTCCAATGGAGGAGTTTTTGGCTGAGCAAGATATTCTTTAG